One region of Sulfurisphaera ohwakuensis genomic DNA includes:
- a CDS encoding cobalamin B12-binding domain-containing protein, whose product MSQKRIKVLVAKLGLDGHDRGAKVIARALKDAGMEVVYTGLRQTPEQIVKSAIQEDVDVIGISILSGAHLELVPYVVNLMREKGLNDVVLVVGGVIPPQDIPKLKEMGVDEVFLPGSSLKEVVEKITKAVEAKRGIKVAS is encoded by the coding sequence ATGAGCCAGAAAAGGATTAAGGTTTTAGTTGCAAAATTAGGTCTAGATGGCCATGATAGAGGTGCTAAAGTAATAGCAAGAGCATTAAAGGATGCGGGAATGGAAGTCGTTTATACCGGTTTAAGGCAAACCCCAGAGCAGATAGTAAAATCTGCAATACAAGAGGACGTAGATGTTATTGGCATTAGTATCTTAAGTGGTGCTCACCTGGAATTAGTACCCTATGTTGTAAACCTTATGCGCGAAAAAGGATTAAATGACGTTGTATTAGTTGTAGGTGGAGTTATACCACCTCAAGATATACCAAAACTTAAGGAGATGGGTGTTGATGAAGTCTTTTTACCTGGTTCTAGCCTAAAAGAGGTAGTCGAGAAAATAACAAAGGCTGTAGAGGCTAAAAGGGGCATAAAGGTTGCTTCTTGA
- a CDS encoding phenylacetate--CoA ligase family protein, whose translation MSSVLAEYEAIHKELRDQGFIRPDYPPNPSEVLWNKKIMALSREELDKIKTFRLKRIVKWAWENIPFYRRFWKEKGFEPEMIKDWKDVVKIPILRKDELRKDLQQNPPFGTIFHPELAKRIRFVGATSGSTGLPTFQGWGALEMDYFQEGQARYLWTFAGVKPTVVYANYLNMSGFYSWGPPVVETAMWRCGATAIAGGGETFFSWKNRHMLIFKLWKVDVFATTPWLHRLIGEEAKLEGWDTPFKVLLLHGGAAAENTKKKLFSVHPNAELAINVWGTTDGHMAIEVPGSEGQLVVWEDMEIFDIVDPKTDEPVSEGERGELIATLLNHFTMPLIRYSLGDYVKNEFIVDPDPKYGITHMRFAEPIPGRVEWMFRVKGKLLFPIYVEDAVNEIPDTTGMYNIIVYDNEMDKLKIRIETRREFVDPQYEKQAKEILGSRLGINPDDVEIEWVKPGQTVWTGYKLQVFLDQRKKK comes from the coding sequence ATGTCTAGTGTTTTAGCTGAATATGAGGCAATCCATAAGGAATTGAGAGATCAAGGTTTTATTAGACCAGACTATCCTCCAAATCCTTCTGAAGTTTTATGGAATAAGAAAATTATGGCACTATCAAGAGAGGAACTGGACAAAATTAAGACATTTAGGCTAAAAAGGATAGTAAAATGGGCATGGGAGAATATACCATTCTATAGAAGATTTTGGAAGGAAAAGGGATTTGAGCCGGAAATGATAAAGGACTGGAAAGATGTAGTAAAGATACCTATATTAAGAAAAGATGAATTAAGAAAAGATTTACAACAGAATCCTCCATTCGGAACTATTTTTCATCCAGAATTAGCAAAAAGAATTAGGTTTGTTGGCGCTACTTCTGGTTCTACTGGATTACCTACTTTTCAAGGATGGGGAGCCCTAGAAATGGACTACTTCCAGGAAGGACAAGCAAGGTATTTATGGACTTTTGCTGGAGTTAAACCAACTGTAGTTTATGCTAATTATTTAAATATGAGTGGTTTCTATAGTTGGGGACCACCAGTAGTTGAAACTGCAATGTGGAGATGTGGTGCAACAGCAATTGCTGGTGGAGGAGAAACGTTCTTTAGCTGGAAAAATAGGCATATGCTAATCTTCAAACTATGGAAAGTTGATGTCTTTGCTACAACTCCATGGCTACATAGACTTATTGGAGAAGAAGCTAAACTAGAGGGTTGGGATACACCATTTAAAGTACTATTGTTACATGGAGGAGCAGCTGCTGAAAATACTAAGAAAAAATTATTTAGCGTTCACCCAAATGCTGAATTAGCTATTAATGTATGGGGAACAACAGATGGGCATATGGCTATTGAAGTTCCTGGATCTGAGGGACAATTAGTAGTATGGGAAGATATGGAAATCTTTGATATAGTAGACCCGAAGACTGATGAACCAGTAAGTGAAGGTGAGAGGGGAGAATTAATCGCAACATTATTAAACCATTTTACTATGCCACTAATACGTTATAGTTTAGGTGATTATGTTAAAAACGAATTTATTGTTGATCCAGACCCTAAATATGGAATTACTCATATGAGATTCGCAGAACCAATACCTGGAAGAGTAGAATGGATGTTTAGAGTAAAAGGAAAATTATTATTCCCAATTTATGTAGAAGATGCGGTAAATGAGATACCAGATACTACTGGAATGTATAACATAATTGTCTATGATAATGAGATGGATAAATTAAAGATTAGGATAGAGACCAGAAGAGAATTTGTAGATCCTCAGTATGAAAAACAAGCTAAAGAGATTTTGGGAAGTAGATTAGGAATCAATCCAGATGATGTAGAAATAGAATGGGTAAAACCTGGACAAACCGTATGGACAGGGTATAAACTTCAAGTATTCTTAGATCAAAGAAAGAAAAAGTAA
- a CDS encoding transcriptional regulator: MPKKIIVPCEVAVKDVIPAIKALLAIKLSERGYSQKEIAEILDISIAEVNYLLKGKRGDEELKKILSKDSDFMDLLESFSRKIVNNEKSTDPLSLCVLCSYARRKVLKQEQACPYDIT; encoded by the coding sequence TTGCCAAAAAAGATAATAGTACCTTGTGAAGTTGCTGTTAAAGATGTCATACCAGCTATTAAAGCATTATTAGCTATTAAACTTTCTGAAAGAGGGTATAGTCAGAAAGAAATAGCAGAAATCCTTGATATTTCTATAGCAGAAGTGAATTATTTATTAAAGGGAAAGAGGGGAGATGAGGAGTTAAAGAAAATACTAAGCAAAGATAGCGATTTCATGGATCTTTTAGAATCATTTTCTAGAAAAATTGTGAATAATGAAAAAAGTACAGATCCTTTATCATTATGCGTTTTATGTAGTTATGCAAGGAGAAAAGTATTAAAACAAGAGCAAGCATGTCCATATGATATAACGTGA
- a CDS encoding alpha/beta fold hydrolase, protein MKDNFVNVKGAKIHFIEEGEGKPFLLFHGARFNAYTWVETGTVSAISSAGFKAISVDFPGFGKSQNGDFDSLSSFIKDFMDTMNIQKAYLLGASMGGEAVLGFAVDNPKMVEGLVLVGAVGVPSYESRLKNLDGKPILLIWGEKDSVSPRRNAEIVLNHVKSAKFIIVGKQHACYLDDAKKFNEEIIKFLKGE, encoded by the coding sequence ATGAAAGATAACTTTGTTAACGTAAAAGGGGCTAAAATTCATTTTATCGAAGAAGGGGAAGGAAAACCATTCTTATTATTTCACGGAGCTAGATTTAATGCGTATACTTGGGTAGAAACTGGAACAGTAAGTGCTATCTCATCAGCAGGATTTAAGGCAATTTCAGTAGATTTCCCTGGTTTTGGTAAATCGCAAAATGGTGATTTTGATTCTCTTTCAAGTTTCATTAAAGATTTTATGGACACAATGAATATACAAAAAGCATATCTTCTAGGAGCGTCTATGGGTGGTGAAGCAGTTTTAGGTTTTGCAGTTGATAACCCTAAGATGGTAGAGGGTTTAGTACTAGTAGGTGCAGTAGGAGTTCCTTCCTATGAAAGTAGACTCAAAAATCTGGACGGAAAACCAATACTTTTAATCTGGGGAGAAAAAGATAGTGTTTCTCCAAGAAGAAATGCCGAAATAGTTTTAAACCATGTAAAATCAGCTAAATTTATAATCGTTGGAAAACAGCATGCATGTTATCTTGATGATGCTAAGAAGTTTAATGAGGAAATAATAAAATTCTTGAAGGGAGAGTGA
- a CDS encoding peroxiredoxin — protein sequence MPPNIGDPAPDFEAESTLGKIRLSDYKGKFVVLYFYPKSFTPGCTREIQRFSELYEEFKKLNAEVIGVSADSITTQKRFAEKYNAKFPVVADKEKKIIETYGVLNEKGTSAQRVTFIIDPEGKIIEILRNLKKAEEHADKALDIIKNKKS from the coding sequence ATGCCACCAAATATTGGTGACCCAGCACCAGATTTTGAAGCAGAATCTACATTAGGTAAAATTAGGCTTTCAGATTATAAAGGTAAATTCGTAGTCCTATACTTCTATCCTAAGTCATTTACGCCAGGATGTACTAGAGAAATACAAAGATTTTCAGAACTCTATGAAGAGTTTAAAAAATTAAATGCTGAAGTAATAGGAGTAAGTGCTGATAGTATAACTACGCAAAAAAGGTTCGCTGAGAAATATAATGCTAAGTTCCCAGTTGTCGCAGATAAGGAAAAAAAGATAATTGAAACTTACGGAGTATTAAATGAAAAAGGAACTAGTGCCCAAAGAGTCACCTTTATTATCGATCCAGAAGGAAAAATTATCGAAATACTCAGAAATTTAAAGAAAGCCGAAGAACATGCGGACAAAGCTCTTGATATAATAAAAAATAAGAAATCATGA
- the ppcA gene encoding phosphoenolpyruvate carboxylase, which yields MRKIPRTMSTQHPDNARVPEWSRSEVISGESEVIEAYLAYEHYGVDEVMWDAEGKDVDTHVVRKLLTQYPEFFKEKILGRDIFLTYRIPNPKIEGAEKKVFAETMESIPITYDLAEKFFNTKPTPPVFEVILPFTTDYKELIAIVKYYEVAIVNKENVKLVDDIYVKDLIGEINPKSIEIIPLIEDRDSMFRIDEIVGEYIKAMKPPYMRVFLARSDPAMNYGLISAVLSVKYALNRLGKIEKNYGIKIFPLIGVGSLPFRGHFNPMNFEKVIDEYRGVYTFTVQSAFKYDYEDNEVINAIRKINEREISEFELLDEEEEKILHRIASVYTSSYQPIIESLADVINKVALLLPRRRARKLHIGLFGYSRSTGKVTLPRAIAFTGALYSVGIPPELIGISSLSTLTEKEWYILEKNYRYIKHDLQAAARFVSYESLNLMKEIWNVSKETIKKIMEDLSYAENTLNIKIGDSNSVGRKHALISSLALIALKEGNIDEAKSYLLEMAKIRKSLG from the coding sequence ATGAGAAAGATACCTAGGACTATGTCAACTCAACATCCAGATAATGCGAGAGTACCAGAGTGGAGTAGAAGTGAAGTTATTAGTGGTGAAAGTGAAGTTATTGAGGCTTATTTAGCTTATGAGCATTATGGTGTAGATGAGGTTATGTGGGATGCTGAAGGAAAAGATGTTGACACTCATGTAGTGAGAAAACTTCTAACACAGTATCCTGAATTTTTTAAAGAGAAGATCTTAGGTAGGGACATATTCCTTACCTACAGGATACCTAATCCAAAAATTGAAGGAGCAGAAAAGAAAGTATTTGCTGAGACAATGGAAAGTATTCCAATTACTTATGATCTGGCCGAAAAATTCTTTAATACTAAACCTACACCACCAGTGTTTGAGGTAATTTTACCTTTTACAACAGATTATAAAGAATTAATTGCAATTGTGAAATATTATGAAGTTGCTATAGTGAATAAAGAGAATGTAAAATTAGTTGATGACATCTATGTAAAAGATCTAATTGGCGAGATAAATCCTAAAAGTATTGAAATTATTCCTTTGATAGAAGATAGAGATTCTATGTTTAGGATAGATGAAATAGTAGGTGAATACATTAAAGCGATGAAACCTCCTTATATGAGAGTATTCTTAGCTAGATCTGATCCTGCAATGAATTATGGTCTTATTTCAGCTGTGTTATCTGTAAAATATGCTTTGAACAGACTGGGTAAGATAGAGAAAAATTATGGCATTAAAATATTCCCTTTAATAGGGGTAGGTTCATTGCCGTTTAGAGGACATTTTAATCCTATGAACTTTGAAAAAGTAATAGATGAGTATAGGGGAGTCTATACTTTTACAGTGCAATCTGCTTTTAAATACGACTATGAGGATAATGAAGTTATTAATGCTATTAGAAAGATTAATGAGAGAGAAATATCTGAATTTGAATTATTAGATGAGGAAGAAGAAAAGATATTACATAGAATAGCTAGCGTTTATACTTCTTCGTATCAACCAATAATAGAAAGTTTAGCAGATGTAATAAATAAAGTAGCACTACTCTTACCTAGAAGAAGAGCTAGAAAATTACATATAGGCTTGTTCGGTTATTCTAGGAGTACAGGTAAAGTCACTTTACCAAGGGCAATAGCTTTCACTGGTGCATTATATTCAGTTGGTATACCCCCAGAACTTATAGGCATATCTTCACTGTCTACTCTTACTGAAAAAGAATGGTATATATTAGAGAAAAATTATAGATATATTAAACATGATCTTCAAGCCGCTGCTAGGTTTGTAAGTTATGAATCATTGAACTTAATGAAAGAGATCTGGAATGTGAGTAAAGAGACTATAAAGAAAATTATGGAGGATTTATCATATGCAGAAAATACTCTTAACATTAAAATAGGTGACTCAAACTCTGTGGGTAGGAAACATGCATTAATATCCAGTTTAGCACTAATAGCATTAAAAGAGGGTAACATCGATGAAGCTAAGAGTTACCTTTTAGAAATGGCAAAAATAAGAAAATCATTAGGATGA
- the sul7d gene encoding Sul7d family chromatin protein, whose product MVTVKFKYKGEEKEVDISKIKKVWRVGKMISFTYDDNGKTGRGAVSEKDAPKELLQMLEKSGKK is encoded by the coding sequence ATGGTAACAGTAAAGTTCAAGTATAAGGGAGAAGAAAAGGAAGTAGACATTTCAAAGATAAAGAAAGTTTGGAGAGTCGGAAAAATGATATCATTCACATATGACGACAATGGTAAGACTGGTAGAGGTGCTGTAAGCGAAAAAGATGCACCAAAAGAATTACTACAAATGTTAGAAAAATCTGGAAAGAAATAA
- a CDS encoding GNAT family N-acetyltransferase, giving the protein MSVSIVYRKARPDDWKGILELYNSLSDDDLYLRFFTFHKLTEEEAKKIADTKEHYTVIAEIDGKIVGEASIYFDGEFAVVVHPDYRRLGIGTELVKKLIEFAKKTGIKRVRFYTLPENYPMIKIGKKLGFKIIEREDEVYAYLDLANENVILEKT; this is encoded by the coding sequence TTGAGTGTAAGTATAGTCTACAGGAAAGCGAGACCAGATGATTGGAAAGGGATATTAGAATTATATAATTCTCTTTCGGATGATGATTTGTACTTAAGGTTCTTCACATTTCATAAACTTACAGAAGAAGAAGCCAAAAAAATTGCGGATACAAAAGAGCATTATACTGTAATAGCAGAAATAGATGGTAAAATCGTAGGCGAAGCATCGATTTATTTTGATGGTGAGTTTGCTGTTGTGGTTCACCCAGATTATAGGAGACTAGGAATAGGAACAGAGTTAGTAAAAAAACTTATTGAATTCGCTAAAAAGACTGGTATAAAAAGAGTTAGATTCTATACGTTACCTGAAAATTATCCTATGATAAAAATTGGTAAAAAATTAGGTTTTAAGATTATAGAAAGAGAAGATGAGGTTTATGCATATCTAGATTTGGCCAATGAAAATGTTATTTTAGAAAAAACATAG
- a CDS encoding DUF2250 domain-containing protein, whose protein sequence is MDEELKQKLLEILKDKRMLEILKHLKKANVDYGKSIMLNTKIPIQEVVDLLDKLEKIGLIERVHGATLKNTEAKFKLSKEVHKHHTYYKLTREGDHLLRQLDEKELIDAYIDLVKNDQMAVDILKIADEVNADHALTYAKLLHKPLEEVTPKLEELERTGLLEEKNAKIIKFIDRRSKPKKETRTHHKYYGLSRIGELVVREMKRKGIIPR, encoded by the coding sequence ATGGATGAAGAACTAAAGCAAAAATTACTAGAAATTTTAAAAGATAAAAGAATGTTAGAAATACTAAAACATTTAAAGAAAGCTAACGTAGACTATGGAAAATCAATAATGTTAAACACTAAAATTCCAATACAAGAAGTAGTAGATTTATTAGATAAACTTGAAAAAATAGGACTAATTGAGAGAGTTCATGGAGCTACGTTAAAAAACACTGAAGCTAAGTTTAAGTTAAGTAAAGAAGTCCATAAGCATCATACATATTATAAACTTACAAGGGAAGGAGATCATCTTTTAAGACAATTAGACGAGAAAGAGTTGATCGATGCATATATAGATCTAGTCAAAAATGATCAAATGGCTGTTGACATACTTAAAATTGCTGATGAAGTAAATGCGGATCATGCTTTAACTTATGCAAAATTACTTCATAAACCTTTAGAGGAAGTTACTCCTAAACTAGAAGAATTAGAAAGAACAGGATTACTTGAGGAGAAAAATGCTAAAATAATAAAATTTATAGATAGAAGATCTAAACCAAAAAAAGAAACACGTACTCATCATAAATATTACGGCTTATCAAGGATCGGAGAATTAGTTGTAAGAGAAATGAAAAGAAAGGGAATAATACCAAGATAA
- a CDS encoding Ldh family oxidoreductase, translated as MKIKVKEAENLVESILKKRGVENPSIIAKHFVEAELRGHSSHGLQRVIPLVKGIDLGTIRKTVKLTEIKREDNAVLYDANYSIGILVWHYLTESPKETLIAVRNSSHIGFLGYYTRRIAMRLGKPAIMIGNAEPAVVKPGTAKKVISTTPISIAIPCEKIVVLDMSLSPIARGKIIEAKRKGEKIPYGVAVNKDGKITTDPDEALQGGLLPIGGMKGFFLMITLELLVSFLTGSALATEVQGVLDTTKSPNKGEFMIILPKLQGDCHGLSVLKQFVEYLPGEHSDEMLKRDEIDIDEKLYNIFVKLEAEEQFNWTYNE; from the coding sequence GTGAAAATCAAAGTTAAAGAGGCTGAGAACCTAGTCGAGTCTATACTAAAAAAGAGGGGAGTTGAGAATCCATCAATTATTGCAAAGCATTTTGTAGAGGCTGAGCTTAGGGGTCATTCGTCTCATGGTCTCCAGAGAGTTATCCCTCTCGTTAAGGGGATAGACTTAGGAACAATAAGAAAAACAGTGAAGCTAACAGAAATTAAAAGGGAGGATAATGCAGTCCTTTATGATGCAAATTATAGCATAGGAATTCTAGTTTGGCACTATCTAACAGAAAGTCCAAAAGAAACGCTAATCGCAGTTAGAAACTCCTCTCATATAGGTTTTTTAGGCTACTATACTAGGAGGATAGCAATGAGACTCGGAAAACCTGCAATTATGATAGGAAATGCTGAACCTGCAGTAGTAAAGCCTGGAACTGCGAAAAAAGTCATATCAACTACTCCTATAAGTATTGCAATACCTTGTGAAAAGATTGTAGTTTTAGACATGTCTTTATCTCCTATCGCAAGAGGAAAAATTATTGAGGCTAAAAGAAAGGGAGAGAAGATACCTTATGGTGTTGCAGTAAATAAGGACGGTAAAATAACTACAGATCCGGATGAGGCTTTGCAAGGCGGACTATTGCCCATAGGGGGTATGAAAGGGTTCTTCCTAATGATTACCTTAGAATTACTAGTATCTTTTCTGACAGGAAGTGCATTAGCTACTGAAGTTCAAGGTGTTCTTGATACAACTAAGAGCCCAAACAAGGGAGAGTTCATGATTATTTTACCTAAGCTTCAAGGTGATTGTCACGGTTTATCAGTACTAAAGCAATTTGTGGAATATCTACCTGGTGAACATAGTGACGAAATGTTAAAGAGGGATGAAATAGATATCGATGAGAAGTTATATAATATCTTCGTTAAATTGGAGGCTGAAGAACAATTCAATTGGACTTATAACGAATAA
- the meaB gene encoding methylmalonyl Co-A mutase-associated GTPase MeaB: MLLEKALAGEELAISRLLTKIEYFTQEGLESLQELIKRSGKAHVIGITGSPGAGKSTLISELISEYVRRGHRVGVILIDPSSPFSMGSFMGNRIRMVGKEVSGNVFIRSIASRGNLGGISSEALMLIEALDGLGFDRIIVETVGAGQTDTDVVNGVHTIAVVSVPGTGDEIQALKAGIMEIGDVYIVNKADKVEAEMLYDAIRFALDTAEVNFRDGWTPKIIKTIAIKGVGIKELVDVFEEHLSFIKERGLFEKRIRERRMKMIELMLRRKVDEVITMIVKENSDYISEQINEKHNLLNLINEVYNKVKEKL; the protein is encoded by the coding sequence TTGCTTCTTGAAAAAGCTTTAGCTGGTGAGGAATTAGCAATCTCCAGACTTTTAACAAAAATAGAGTATTTTACTCAAGAGGGACTCGAAAGCTTACAAGAGTTAATTAAAAGGTCTGGTAAAGCCCACGTTATAGGAATTACCGGGTCACCAGGTGCTGGTAAAAGTACTTTGATCTCAGAATTAATTTCAGAATATGTAAGGAGAGGTCATAGAGTTGGTGTAATTTTAATTGATCCTTCTAGTCCATTTAGTATGGGCTCTTTTATGGGAAATAGAATTAGAATGGTTGGTAAGGAGGTCAGCGGTAACGTTTTTATTAGGAGTATAGCATCTAGGGGAAATTTAGGAGGAATATCTTCTGAAGCTTTAATGCTAATTGAAGCGTTGGACGGTTTGGGATTTGACAGAATAATTGTTGAAACAGTAGGGGCAGGACAGACAGATACTGATGTAGTAAATGGTGTTCATACTATAGCAGTTGTTTCAGTACCAGGTACTGGAGATGAGATCCAAGCTTTAAAAGCTGGTATAATGGAAATTGGAGATGTGTATATTGTTAATAAGGCTGATAAGGTTGAAGCTGAGATGCTATATGATGCTATAAGATTTGCTTTAGATACCGCAGAAGTAAATTTTAGAGATGGTTGGACACCTAAAATAATTAAGACTATAGCGATAAAAGGTGTAGGAATTAAAGAGTTAGTAGACGTATTTGAAGAACACTTATCTTTCATTAAGGAAAGGGGCTTATTTGAAAAAAGAATTAGAGAGAGAAGAATGAAAATGATAGAATTAATGTTGAGGAGAAAAGTAGATGAAGTTATTACTATGATTGTAAAAGAGAATTCTGATTATATATCGGAGCAAATAAATGAGAAACATAATTTGTTAAATTTAATTAATGAAGTTTATAATAAAGTAAAGGAGAAGTTGTAG
- a CDS encoding 3-hydroxyacyl-CoA dehydrogenase, which yields MMIKKIVVVGAGTMGHGIAEVAALSGFKVGLIDISWDFLNRAKDRITESVTRLYEKGQIKEKVEDILGRMEFNTSYDIAKDADFAIEAVPENLELKKNVFKSLDDITPSHTILATNTSSIPISDIAEATKRKDKVIGMHFFNPPVIMKLVEVIPSKYTSDEVTNLTIELAKKMNKIPVKLKYEIPGFVSNRIFIRLLQEACREVENGEGSIEEVDSAARNKLKLPMGLFELADYVGLDVVVDIWNVLVTRGTPDVKCSIYKNKVAERSLGVKSGKGFYTYPAPGKYMKVQLPNESKVDPAKLISLAVNEASWMIENEIVSAKDIDTVMIYGFNFPKGLLEMADELGLDNVYAYLKDIYAKGYDAYRPTNLLEKMIKEGKLGKKSGEGFYKY from the coding sequence TTGATGATAAAAAAGATTGTAGTTGTAGGAGCCGGAACTATGGGACATGGTATAGCAGAAGTTGCAGCACTGAGTGGTTTTAAAGTAGGTTTAATAGATATATCATGGGATTTTCTTAATAGAGCTAAAGATAGGATAACAGAATCAGTAACAAGATTATATGAAAAAGGACAAATTAAAGAAAAAGTAGAAGATATACTAGGAAGAATGGAGTTTAATACTTCTTATGATATTGCGAAAGACGCAGATTTTGCAATTGAAGCAGTACCAGAAAATTTAGAATTAAAGAAAAATGTATTTAAATCATTAGATGATATCACACCTTCTCATACTATATTAGCTACGAATACATCTTCTATACCAATATCAGACATTGCTGAAGCAACTAAAAGGAAAGATAAAGTAATAGGAATGCACTTCTTTAACCCTCCAGTTATAATGAAATTAGTTGAAGTCATACCAAGTAAATATACATCAGACGAAGTAACTAATCTCACAATAGAACTAGCAAAAAAGATGAATAAAATACCAGTTAAGCTAAAGTATGAAATACCAGGATTTGTAAGCAATAGAATATTCATTAGACTCCTCCAAGAAGCATGTAGAGAGGTAGAAAATGGAGAAGGAAGTATTGAGGAAGTAGATAGTGCAGCAAGAAATAAATTAAAATTACCTATGGGATTGTTTGAATTAGCCGATTATGTAGGCTTAGATGTAGTAGTAGACATTTGGAACGTTTTAGTTACCAGAGGAACCCCAGACGTAAAATGTAGTATATATAAGAATAAAGTGGCAGAAAGAAGTTTAGGAGTAAAAAGTGGTAAAGGATTTTACACATATCCAGCACCGGGTAAGTATATGAAAGTGCAACTACCTAACGAAAGCAAGGTAGACCCTGCAAAACTAATTTCCTTAGCAGTTAATGAAGCTAGCTGGATGATAGAAAATGAAATAGTTAGTGCTAAGGATATAGATACTGTAATGATCTATGGATTCAATTTCCCTAAAGGACTTCTTGAAATGGCTGACGAACTCGGATTAGATAACGTGTATGCATATCTAAAGGATATTTATGCTAAAGGATATGATGCGTATAGACCAACTAATCTTTTAGAAAAAATGATAAAAGAAGGCAAACTAGGCAAGAAGTCTGGAGAAGGGTTTTACAAGTATTAA